DNA sequence from the Alkaliphilus metalliredigens QYMF genome:
GATTGTTGTGGGACATATTGAAAAGATCCTACCCCATCCAAATGCCGACAAACTTGTGATTGTAAAGGTCAATATTGGAGACGAAATGCTGCAAATTGTCACAGGTGCCACCAATATTAACGAAGGAGACTATGTTCCTGTGGCCGTGCATGGAGCCCAGTTGGCAGGAGATCTGAAGATTAAAAAAGGAAAGCTTCGTGGAGAGGTTTCCGAGGGGATGCTATGTTCTCTTGATGAGCTTGGCTTTGGGAAGTCTGTTATCCCTGAAGAGGTGAAGGACGGCATTTGGATTTTAGACCAGGCCTATCCACTAGGATCAGATGCATTGGAAGTACTAAGCTTAACAGATCAGGTTGCAGAATTTGAAATCACTTCCAATCGTCCAGACTGCTTGAGCATGATGGGAATGGCAAGGGAAGCCGCTGCCACATTTAGAAAAGAATTAAACTATCCAAATATCAACTTGACAGAAACAAAAGAAAAAAGCGGGGATTATGTTCAAGTGAAGATTGAAAATAACGAAAAATGTCCACGATATTTGGCAAGGGTGATCAAAAATGTTAAGATAGGGCCTTCACCAATTTGGTTACAATTAAAGTTAATGAAGTCTGGGGTCAGACCCATTAATAATATTGTGGATGTCACCAATTATGTGATGCTTGAATATGGGCAACCACTACATGCATTTGACATAGATGCCGTAGCTGGAGATGAAATCATCATTCGAAATGCCACTTCAGGGGAGGAAATGAAAACATTAGACGGTGTTCAAAGAAAACTAAATGAATCCATGCTGATGATCACTGATAAAGAAAAGCTCTTAGCCATTGCCGGTGTCATGGGTGGAGAAGAATCAGAGATCACCCCTAAAACCACAACGGTATTACTGGAGTCTGCAAATTTCGAGGCCGATGGGATCCGAAAGACTTCTAAGACTTTAGGATTAAGAACTGAAGCATCCTCTAAATATGAAAAAGGACTGGATCCTAATCTAGTTCAAATAGCAGCAGAGCGGGCTTGTCAATTGATTGCAGAGCTTGGTGCAGGAGAAATATTAATGGGTGCTGTAGATGTTTATATCACGCCCAAGGGCAACCGTCAGCTGAATGTTTCCGTAGAGAAAATTAATGGACTATTAGGAACCCAGGTGAGCCCTGAAGAGATGATAGCGCTATTAAAGCCTTTGGAAATAAAGGCTGAAAATATGAATGGACGTCTTGAATTGACAATTCCAACATTTAGAGATGATTTAGTTGAAGAGGCAGACATCGCTGAAGAAATCGCTCGAATGT
Encoded proteins:
- the pheT gene encoding phenylalanine--tRNA ligase subunit beta, with the protein product MNVSINWLKEYVKIDESIKVFADQMTMSGSKVEMVEEVAKDMKGIVVGHIEKILPHPNADKLVIVKVNIGDEMLQIVTGATNINEGDYVPVAVHGAQLAGDLKIKKGKLRGEVSEGMLCSLDELGFGKSVIPEEVKDGIWILDQAYPLGSDALEVLSLTDQVAEFEITSNRPDCLSMMGMAREAAATFRKELNYPNINLTETKEKSGDYVQVKIENNEKCPRYLARVIKNVKIGPSPIWLQLKLMKSGVRPINNIVDVTNYVMLEYGQPLHAFDIDAVAGDEIIIRNATSGEEMKTLDGVQRKLNESMLMITDKEKLLAIAGVMGGEESEITPKTTTVLLESANFEADGIRKTSKTLGLRTEASSKYEKGLDPNLVQIAAERACQLIAELGAGEILMGAVDVYITPKGNRQLNVSVEKINGLLGTQVSPEEMIALLKPLEIKAENMNGRLELTIPTFRDDLVEEADIAEEIARMYGYDKIISTMAKGNIVAGGKTNGQKIEDFTKDILNAMGFNEILTFSFVSPKSVDKIELREDSLKRRFVKLLNPLGDETSVMRTTLLPNMLEVLSRNINRNVKFVRAFEMGNIFLPKDEALEILPSEIPNLVMGMYGEEDFFTLKGAIEALLEQLGIEDIQVEVENYHPTFHPGRCASILVGQHTIGTFGEIHPKVLENYDIDERCYCAEIDFSVLLELSRMERLYEPLPKYPAITRDFAVVLKNDITVKQIEGIIKDNGGNILESFTLFDIYQGSQIPEGHKSVAYSITYRDKERTLTDDDVNILHDQILTQIREKLEGILRD